From Aedes albopictus strain Foshan chromosome 1, AalbF5, whole genome shotgun sequence, one genomic window encodes:
- the LOC109427697 gene encoding PXMP2/4 family protein 4 has protein sequence MSLSVVRNVFKKYPIAKGMATYTIIWPTGCFIQQTMDGKNWRTYDYKQCMNFAIFGTFFVAPTLYGWIKLSSHMWPTMTLKAGLTKAVVEQFTYGPFAGTSFFFGMSLLEQKTVDEAIGEVKKKFPDTYKVGICVWPVVQTINFTLIAEHNRVPFVSICSLVWTTFLAYMKQRSVSVAAPTSTTSAAALQPSSMSSIQQQEAISQKQAAMVAL, from the exons ATGAGTCTCTCAGTTGTcagaaatgtattcaaaaagTATCCTATTGCCAAGGGTATGGCAACATACACGATCATATGGCCAACAGGTTGCTTTATACAGCAGACAATGGACGGGAAAAATTGGC GAACATATGACTATAAACAGTGTATGAACTTTGCGATTTTCGGAACGTTTTTTGTTGCACCCACACTGTATGGATGGATCAAACTGTCGAGTCACATGTGGCCAACGATGACTCTCAAGGCAGGATTAACTAAG GCAGTTGTGGAACAGTTCACGTACGGTCCATTTGCCGGGACAAGCTTCTTTTTTGGGATGAGTCTACTGGAACAGAAAACGGTCGACGAGGCCATCGGCGAAGTGaagaagaaattcccagatacCTATAAA GTCGGAATTTGCGTGTGGCCAGTGGTACAGACGATAAATTTTACCCTCATAGCGGAACACAACCGGGTCCCGTTCGTGAGTATATGTAGCTTAGTGTGGACCACTTTCTTGGCCTACATGAAGCAGCGATCGGTGTCGGTGGCGGCACCAACATCAACCACATCAGCAGCGGCGCTTCAGCCCAGTTCAATGAGTAGCATTCAGCAACAGGAAGCTATCTCCCAAAAGCAAGCGGCCATGGTTGCACTGTAG